A genome region from Chlorobaculum tepidum TLS includes the following:
- a CDS encoding cytochrome b — protein sequence MAENTQNPAAGTAPAKPKPAVPGAAKPAAPGAAKPAAKAPAKPAAPAATAPSGVYKPPVDRPDPNPFKDSKMSGVASWFQERFYVLNPIIDYMKHKEVPKHRLSFWYYFGGLGLFFFIIQILTGLLLLQYYKPTETDAFSSFLFIQGQVPFGWLIRQIHAWSANLMILMLFIHMFSTFFMKSYRKPRELLWVSGFILLVLTLGFGFTGYLLPWNELAFFATQVGTEVPKVAPGGAFLVEILRGGPDVSGETLTRMFSLHVVLLPGLVMLVLAAHLTLVQVLGTSAPIGYKEAGLIKGYDKFFPTFLAKDGIGWLIGFALLVYLAVMFPWEIGVKANPLSPAPVGIKPEWYFWAQFQLLKDFKFEGGELLAIILFTIGGVVWMLVPFLDRQASQEKKSPMFTIFGLLVLAFLLINTYRVYDSYVLHLPK from the coding sequence ATGGCTGAAAATACCCAAAATCCGGCCGCAGGTACTGCACCTGCCAAGCCGAAACCGGCGGTCCCAGGTGCGGCAAAGCCCGCCGCCCCCGGAGCTGCCAAACCCGCTGCCAAAGCCCCCGCCAAACCGGCGGCTCCGGCGGCCACCGCACCCTCCGGCGTCTACAAACCTCCGGTAGATCGTCCGGATCCGAATCCTTTCAAAGATTCCAAAATGAGCGGCGTGGCCTCATGGTTCCAGGAGCGTTTTTACGTGCTCAATCCGATCATCGATTACATGAAGCACAAAGAGGTGCCGAAGCATCGCCTCTCCTTCTGGTACTACTTCGGCGGTCTCGGACTGTTCTTCTTCATCATCCAGATCCTCACCGGTCTGCTTTTGTTGCAGTACTACAAGCCGACCGAAACCGACGCTTTCTCTTCGTTCCTGTTCATCCAGGGCCAGGTTCCTTTTGGCTGGCTGATCCGCCAGATTCACGCATGGAGTGCCAACCTGATGATCCTGATGCTGTTCATCCACATGTTCAGCACCTTCTTCATGAAGTCTTACCGCAAACCGCGTGAGCTGCTGTGGGTCAGCGGCTTCATTCTTCTCGTGCTCACCCTCGGCTTCGGCTTCACCGGCTACCTTCTGCCGTGGAACGAGCTGGCCTTCTTCGCTACCCAGGTCGGTACAGAAGTTCCGAAGGTGGCTCCGGGCGGCGCTTTCCTGGTCGAGATTCTGCGTGGCGGTCCCGATGTTTCCGGCGAGACTCTTACCCGCATGTTCTCGCTGCACGTCGTGCTGCTTCCCGGCCTGGTGATGCTGGTGCTGGCTGCTCACCTGACCCTCGTGCAGGTGCTCGGCACCTCGGCTCCGATCGGCTACAAAGAGGCCGGTCTCATCAAAGGCTACGACAAGTTCTTCCCGACCTTCCTTGCCAAGGACGGCATTGGCTGGCTTATCGGCTTCGCCCTGCTTGTCTATCTGGCCGTGATGTTCCCCTGGGAGATTGGCGTGAAGGCAAACCCGCTCTCCCCGGCTCCGGTGGGCATCAAGCCGGAATGGTACTTCTGGGCGCAGTTCCAGTTGCTCAAGGACTTCAAGTTCGAGGGGGGTGAGCTTCTGGCCATCATTCTTTTCACCATCGGTGGCGTTGTCTGGATGCTGGTCCCGTTCCTCGATCGTCAGGCTTCGCAGGAGAAGAAAAGCCCCATGTTCACCATCTTTGGTCTGCTGGTTCTGGCTTTCCTGCTCATCAACACCTACAGGGTCTATGACTCTTATGTTCTGCACCTGCCGAAATAA
- a CDS encoding ubiquinol-cytochrome c reductase iron-sulfur subunit: MAQTGNFKSPARMSSLGQGAAPASAGAVTGGKPREEGLKGVDFERRGFLQKIVGGVGAVVAVSTLYPVVRYIVPPAKKIKIVNELAVGPASDVPNGTGKIYQFNDDKVIVVNHGGSLTAVSAICTHLGCLVHWDEAADMIACPCHGAKYTQDGKIISGPQPLPLKQYKVKIEDGKIVVSIA; the protein is encoded by the coding sequence ATGGCGCAAACTGGTAATTTCAAAAGCCCGGCAAGAATGAGTTCGCTGGGTCAGGGAGCCGCTCCCGCTTCAGCCGGTGCGGTTACCGGCGGCAAACCTCGTGAAGAGGGGCTCAAAGGAGTCGATTTCGAACGCAGAGGTTTTCTGCAAAAGATTGTCGGCGGAGTGGGCGCTGTCGTTGCAGTCAGCACGCTCTATCCGGTTGTCAGGTACATTGTTCCGCCAGCCAAAAAGATCAAGATCGTCAACGAGCTTGCTGTCGGTCCGGCATCGGATGTTCCGAACGGCACGGGAAAAATTTACCAGTTCAATGACGACAAGGTTATCGTGGTCAATCATGGGGGCTCCCTGACAGCGGTCAGCGCCATCTGCACGCACCTTGGCTGCCTGGTGCACTGGGATGAAGCCGCTGACATGATTGCGTGCCCCTGCCACGGCGCAAAGTACACGCAGGATGGCAAGATCATCTCCGGACCTCAGCCCTTGCCGCTGAAGCAGTACAAGGTAAAGATTGAGGACGGTAAGATTGTTGTTTCGATAGCGTAA
- the crtC gene encoding hydroxyneurosporene dehydrogenase, protein MNITTDSLQQAWHRLDAPGSYEWWYFDAEDESEGISVVFIWFVGFAFSPYYLSHYEEWKAHRRDDQPYPLDYGGFSFQLYQDGRETINFIKEGGRELFASEDGGIGVRFEGNRFVYDPLRDEYRLSIDFSFPARDRSVQASFSFRPLHRFDYHFDTDLHAGVDFRHQWVLSVPKAEVHGLLDITSLSSDKRQVLQFRGRGYHDHNLGTVPMYESIDRWYWGRTFSRRCDLIYYVVFLRGCSAEPQAVLMLLDHKTGRQSTFDAVRVSESRFTRGLFAPVHGKTLRLEAEGVSVEVQHQKALDTGPFYLRYTSLLSMMIGEEAQEEVRGISEFLNPAPLKSRLMQFFTASRVWRAGKQSAMYVLYNFFKHRFERVHRINRKKF, encoded by the coding sequence ATGAACATCACGACCGATTCTCTTCAGCAGGCATGGCACCGGCTCGATGCTCCGGGTTCCTACGAGTGGTGGTATTTCGATGCCGAAGATGAATCAGAAGGAATCTCCGTAGTTTTTATCTGGTTTGTCGGCTTTGCTTTTTCGCCCTACTACCTGAGCCATTACGAGGAGTGGAAAGCCCATCGCCGGGACGACCAGCCATATCCGCTAGACTACGGAGGCTTCAGCTTTCAGCTCTATCAGGATGGTCGCGAAACCATCAATTTCATCAAGGAAGGGGGGCGTGAGCTTTTCGCCTCCGAAGATGGTGGAATCGGTGTGCGGTTCGAGGGGAACCGTTTCGTTTACGATCCCCTGCGCGACGAGTATCGCCTCAGCATCGACTTTTCATTTCCGGCTCGCGACCGATCGGTTCAGGCATCCTTCTCTTTTCGCCCTCTGCACCGTTTCGATTACCACTTCGATACCGATCTGCACGCTGGCGTCGATTTCCGTCACCAGTGGGTTCTGAGCGTCCCCAAAGCCGAGGTGCATGGCCTGCTCGATATCACATCGCTTTCGTCGGACAAACGTCAGGTTCTGCAATTCCGTGGACGGGGCTACCACGACCACAATCTCGGCACCGTACCGATGTACGAATCAATCGACCGGTGGTACTGGGGGCGGACTTTTTCGAGACGTTGCGACCTGATCTATTACGTGGTTTTTTTGCGCGGCTGTTCCGCCGAGCCACAGGCGGTACTTATGCTTCTCGATCATAAAACTGGACGGCAGTCAACGTTCGACGCAGTACGTGTCAGCGAGAGTCGCTTTACCAGAGGGCTGTTTGCACCGGTTCACGGAAAAACATTACGGCTCGAAGCGGAAGGCGTTAGCGTGGAGGTGCAGCACCAAAAGGCGCTCGATACCGGCCCGTTCTACCTCCGGTACACCTCACTGCTCTCGATGATGATCGGGGAGGAGGCGCAGGAGGAGGTGAGAGGTATCTCTGAGTTTCTGAATCCTGCACCGCTGAAGTCGAGGTTGATGCAATTTTTTACGGCAAGTCGTGTCTGGCGTGCTGGCAAGCAATCTGCCATGTATGTCCTGTACAATTTTTTCAAGCACCGATTTGAAAGGGTTCATAGGATAAATAGGAAAAAATTTTAA
- the gltX gene encoding glutamate--tRNA ligase, which produces MAGQKVRTRFAPSPTGYLHVGGLRTALYNYLFAKRMNGDFVIRIEDTDQSRKVEDAEKKLISTLEWAGIIADESPMHGGNYGPYVQSQRLSIYRDYCTRLLEDKNAYYCFSTPEELEENRQLQLKQGLQPKYNRKWLPEDMGGNMPESEIKKKLDEGAPYVVRMKVPDYVSVWFEDMIRGPIEFDSATIDDQVLMKSDGFPTYHFASVIDDHLMEFTHIIRGEEWLPSMPKHLLLYEFFGWEPPKFAHLPLLLNPDRSKLSKRQGDVAVEDYMRKGYSSEAIVNFVALLGWNEGEGSEQEVFSMEELISKFSLERVGKAGAVFNVEKLSWLEKQYIKTRPVEKIVGNIKPVLQAKLAEFSPEMSVERITSDDYLAKVVELMRERVNFEHEFVTFSSYFFFEPESYEEEAVAKRWTPNVPPLLQEFADLLEANDDFTAENIEAQLKAFVAPKGLKPAVLIHPIRIAVSGVSFGPSLYHMLEVLGKEAVLRRIRRAIERIEVPAA; this is translated from the coding sequence ATGGCCGGTCAAAAGGTTAGAACGCGATTTGCCCCATCTCCAACGGGATACCTCCATGTCGGCGGTCTTCGCACTGCACTGTACAACTATCTGTTCGCCAAGAGAATGAACGGGGATTTCGTTATCAGGATCGAGGATACCGACCAGAGCCGCAAGGTCGAGGATGCTGAAAAGAAACTCATCAGTACGCTCGAATGGGCTGGCATCATCGCTGATGAAAGCCCGATGCACGGCGGCAACTATGGCCCGTACGTGCAGTCGCAGCGTCTCTCCATCTATCGTGACTACTGTACGCGTCTGCTCGAAGACAAAAACGCCTACTACTGCTTCTCGACCCCCGAGGAGCTCGAAGAGAACCGCCAGCTTCAGCTCAAACAGGGGCTTCAGCCCAAGTACAATCGCAAGTGGCTGCCCGAGGACATGGGTGGCAACATGCCGGAATCCGAAATCAAAAAGAAGCTCGACGAGGGCGCGCCTTACGTGGTGAGGATGAAGGTACCGGACTACGTTTCGGTCTGGTTCGAGGATATGATTCGCGGCCCGATCGAGTTCGATTCCGCCACCATCGACGACCAGGTGTTGATGAAGTCCGATGGTTTTCCGACCTACCACTTTGCCAGCGTCATCGACGATCACCTGATGGAGTTCACCCACATCATTCGTGGCGAGGAGTGGCTGCCTTCGATGCCGAAGCACCTGTTGCTCTACGAATTCTTTGGCTGGGAGCCGCCGAAGTTTGCGCACCTGCCGCTTTTGCTCAATCCCGACCGCTCCAAGCTCAGCAAGCGCCAGGGCGACGTGGCCGTGGAGGATTACATGCGCAAGGGCTACAGCAGCGAGGCGATTGTCAACTTCGTGGCGCTGCTTGGCTGGAACGAGGGCGAGGGGAGCGAGCAGGAGGTGTTCAGCATGGAGGAGCTGATCTCGAAGTTTTCGCTCGAACGGGTCGGCAAGGCTGGCGCTGTGTTCAACGTCGAAAAGCTCTCGTGGCTGGAGAAGCAGTATATCAAGACCCGGCCTGTTGAAAAGATCGTGGGCAACATCAAGCCGGTGCTCCAGGCGAAGCTGGCCGAGTTCTCGCCGGAGATGTCCGTCGAGCGCATCACTTCCGACGACTATCTTGCCAAGGTGGTCGAGCTGATGCGGGAGCGCGTCAATTTCGAGCACGAGTTCGTGACCTTCAGCAGCTACTTCTTCTTCGAGCCGGAAAGTTATGAAGAGGAGGCCGTGGCCAAGCGCTGGACGCCCAACGTGCCACCGCTGCTTCAGGAGTTTGCCGATCTACTCGAAGCGAACGACGACTTTACCGCCGAAAACATCGAGGCGCAGCTCAAGGCGTTCGTGGCTCCGAAAGGCTTGAAGCCCGCCGTGCTGATTCATCCGATCAGGATCGCCGTCTCTGGCGTCAGCTTTGGCCCGAGCCTCTACCACATGCTCGAAGTGCTTGGCAAAGAGGCGGTGCTTCGCCGCATCCGCCGCGCCATCGAGCGCATCGAAGTGCCGGCAGCCTGA